The following coding sequences are from one Halomonas sp. HAL1 window:
- a CDS encoding amidohydrolase, with the protein MTKLRSSLVQCDLRWEDPQANHAHLEELLGELDSRDTDLIVLPEMFATGFTMNSREMAQPMAESQSVTWLQTQAQARNCVMTGSVAIEEDGEFYNRLIWATPEGDLTHYDKRHLFRMAGEHERYGMGSERKVVELNGFKLLLSVCYDLRFPVWMRQQPAEGEHFEYDALLCIANWPAPRRHPWRTLLQARAVENLSYVIGVNRVGEDAKGLAYSGDSLLVDFKGEPLIDKPAHTPFIETGTLDKTALDAFREKFPAWQDADHFKLLPGVG; encoded by the coding sequence ATGACTAAACTTAGATCCAGCTTGGTGCAGTGCGATCTGCGCTGGGAAGACCCACAAGCCAACCACGCTCATCTTGAGGAGTTACTCGGTGAGCTGGATAGCCGTGATACCGACCTTATTGTTTTACCTGAAATGTTTGCCACCGGCTTTACCATGAATTCCCGTGAAATGGCTCAGCCGATGGCCGAAAGCCAAAGTGTGACTTGGCTGCAGACTCAGGCGCAGGCCCGTAACTGCGTGATGACCGGCAGCGTGGCGATCGAAGAGGACGGCGAATTTTATAACCGCTTGATATGGGCAACGCCTGAGGGCGACTTAACCCACTACGACAAGCGTCACTTATTCCGTATGGCCGGCGAGCATGAGCGCTACGGCATGGGTAGTGAACGCAAAGTGGTGGAGCTCAATGGCTTTAAGCTGCTGTTGAGCGTTTGCTATGACCTGCGTTTTCCGGTGTGGATGCGCCAGCAGCCAGCAGAAGGTGAGCATTTCGAGTATGATGCGCTGCTGTGTATCGCCAATTGGCCAGCACCGCGTCGTCACCCCTGGCGTACGCTGCTACAGGCCCGTGCGGTAGAGAACCTAAGCTATGTGATTGGCGTTAATCGCGTTGGAGAGGATGCCAAAGGGCTGGCCTATAGCGGCGACTCCTTACTGGTCGACTTCAAAGGCGAACCGTTAATTGATAAACCTGCCCATACCCCGTTTATAGAGACGGGCACGCTGGATAAAACTGCCCTTGATGCTTTTCGTGAAAAATTTCCTGCCTGGCAAGATGCCGACCATTTTAAGCTGCTGCCAGGAGTGGGTTAA
- the rarD gene encoding EamA family transporter RarD, protein MLPTPTRDPDAVKGVMFGLTAYTMWGCFPLFFALFDGVPAFEILIHRIIWACLFLVGLITLLRRWPPVVAALGEPKKLGRVLACALLIAFNWGIYIYAVESKQVLQASLGYFLTPLVNVALGMLVLREVMAKLQLVALGLASIAIATQFVMLGELPWISLLLALSFGSYGLFRKQVPLDGLSGLFVETLLLFPLALIALTWLSWNDTSHFLQNTSTTSLLVASGALTALPLMAFAGAARRLRLATLGFLMYINPSIQFLIALTVFGEPLGLIQLATFVLIWIGLALYSWSAWQSRPRYAAAS, encoded by the coding sequence ATGCTTCCTACTCCAACACGCGATCCCGACGCAGTCAAAGGCGTTATGTTTGGGCTAACGGCCTATACGATGTGGGGCTGCTTTCCGCTCTTTTTTGCCCTGTTTGACGGTGTTCCTGCCTTTGAAATATTGATTCACCGCATTATCTGGGCCTGCCTTTTTTTGGTGGGCCTGATTACCCTGTTACGCCGCTGGCCTCCCGTTGTTGCAGCCTTGGGCGAACCAAAAAAGCTTGGACGTGTACTGGCCTGTGCGTTATTGATCGCGTTCAACTGGGGTATCTATATCTATGCGGTGGAATCCAAGCAGGTCTTGCAGGCAAGTTTGGGCTATTTCCTGACGCCGTTGGTGAACGTCGCGCTCGGCATGCTGGTGTTGCGAGAAGTGATGGCAAAGCTGCAACTGGTGGCGCTGGGGCTAGCAAGTATTGCGATTGCCACCCAGTTTGTAATGCTTGGTGAACTGCCCTGGATCAGCTTGCTGCTGGCGTTAAGCTTCGGTAGTTACGGCCTGTTTCGTAAGCAGGTGCCGCTAGACGGCCTATCAGGACTGTTTGTGGAAACCCTTTTGCTATTCCCCCTCGCCCTGATCGCCTTGACCTGGTTAAGCTGGAACGACACCTCACATTTTTTACAGAACACTTCAACGACCAGTTTACTGGTCGCCAGTGGGGCTTTAACCGCGCTGCCGCTAATGGCCTTTGCTGGCGCGGCCCGCCGGTTGCGTTTGGCGACCCTGGGCTTTTTGATGTATATCAACCCGAGTATTCAATTCCTGATCGCGTTAACCGTTTTCGGTGAGCCCCTTGGGCTTATCCAGTTGGCGACCTTTGTGCTTATCTGGATCGGGCTTGCGCTCTACTCCTGGTCAGCGTGGCAGTCACGCCCGCGCTACGCGGCGGCTAGTTAG